In the genome of Fulvivirga maritima, one region contains:
- the mtaB gene encoding tRNA (N(6)-L-threonylcarbamoyladenosine(37)-C(2))-methylthiotransferase MtaB, which yields MRKVAFYTLGCKLNFSETSSISRMFEEKGYKKVEFTDTPDIFIINTCSVTENADKKCKKIVREARKISPNAYVTIIGCYAQLKPKEISEIPGVDAVLGAAEKFRLIDLLDDFVRPEQPKVLASEIETATSFNNAFSINDRTRTFLKVQDGCDYGCTFCTIPMARGKSRSNTIENIMASANEIVASGVKEIVLTGVNTGDFGIRNGKREDRFLDLVIALDQVEDLERVRISSIEPNLLHNEIIEFVAQSDKFVPHFHIPLQSGSDKILKLMRRRYLSQLYKDRVAKIKELMPHCCIGVDVIVGFPGETDEDFLETYQFLNELDISYLHVFTYSERANTLATEMNEVVPMKVRNKRSKMLRSLSEKKKRHFYEQNIGRIDTVLFEEDIEDGKMHGFTNNYVRVAVKYDPVLVNELKRVKITSINADGYAEVEEIDQEVLAH from the coding sequence ATGAGAAAAGTTGCGTTTTACACACTGGGCTGCAAATTAAATTTTTCTGAAACGTCCTCTATATCAAGGATGTTTGAAGAAAAAGGATATAAAAAAGTGGAGTTCACAGATACTCCTGATATTTTTATAATCAACACTTGTTCTGTAACTGAAAATGCAGATAAAAAGTGTAAGAAAATAGTGAGGGAAGCACGTAAAATCTCTCCTAATGCTTATGTAACCATCATCGGTTGCTATGCTCAGTTAAAACCCAAAGAAATTTCAGAGATACCGGGAGTAGATGCTGTATTAGGCGCTGCAGAAAAATTCCGTCTTATAGATTTACTAGATGATTTTGTAAGACCGGAACAGCCTAAGGTGCTTGCTTCTGAAATAGAAACCGCTACTTCTTTCAATAATGCCTTCTCAATTAATGACAGAACCCGTACTTTCCTAAAAGTACAGGATGGCTGTGATTATGGATGCACCTTCTGCACCATACCTATGGCGCGCGGAAAAAGCAGAAGTAACACTATTGAAAATATCATGGCTTCTGCCAATGAAATAGTAGCTTCAGGAGTAAAAGAAATAGTGCTCACCGGAGTTAACACTGGTGACTTCGGTATTAGAAATGGTAAAAGAGAAGATCGCTTTCTAGATCTTGTTATAGCTCTTGATCAGGTTGAAGACTTGGAAAGAGTAAGAATATCATCTATAGAACCCAACCTACTCCATAACGAAATCATTGAGTTTGTCGCTCAATCTGATAAGTTCGTTCCTCATTTTCATATTCCCTTACAATCTGGCTCAGATAAAATTCTCAAACTAATGAGAAGAAGATACCTCAGCCAGCTTTATAAGGACAGAGTAGCCAAAATAAAAGAGCTTATGCCTCATTGCTGTATAGGTGTGGATGTGATAGTTGGTTTCCCTGGAGAAACAGATGAAGACTTTCTGGAAACCTATCAGTTCCTTAATGAGTTAGACATTTCTTACCTTCATGTTTTTACCTATTCTGAGAGAGCCAATACTTTGGCCACCGAAATGAATGAAGTGGTACCAATGAAAGTAAGAAACAAAAGATCTAAAATGCTACGCTCACTATCTGAGAAGAAAAAAAGGCATTTCTACGAGCAAAACATTGGCCGTATAGACACTGTACTTTTTGAAGAAGATATTGAGGATGGCAAAATGCACGGTTTTACTAATAACTATGTGAGAGTAGCTGTAAAGTATGATCCTGTATTAGTAAATGAATTGAAAAGGGTTAAAATCACCTCAATTAATGCTGATGGCTACGCTGAGGTGGAAGAGATAGATCAGGAAGTTCTCGCTCACTAA